Proteins encoded in a region of the Nitrospirota bacterium genome:
- a CDS encoding plastocyanin/azurin family copper-binding protein, producing MIAFSLASGAAAASPKAYVGNFKDNTVSVIDTAAGTVVATIPVAPGPHGMTITPDGRWVYVSSDGASVVSVIDTASDRVTGTIEVGKSPHGVTFVPGKGLLLVAVNGEDRIAFVDTAKQAVVASVGVGKPHTIGVSPDGRVAYVSSQVPGRFEIVVIDLVARKVVRTVPLDKTPRDLEYSPDGKAVYFTKAGSNTVEVLDPASDKIVAEIPTGASPHYVNHPRNTIFGMAIVQGPGELFLFDPVTNKPVRSIKVGDQPHWLALSSDGKTAYVTNEGSNTLSIVDITGGKTTTVAVGSQPRKIVVQPLAGDPKVSIENFAFVPQVVTITPGESITWSNNDGGPHAIAFKDGVAAGSDTLFPGKTYSRTFDKPGTYEYFCSIHTYMTGRIEVRAP from the coding sequence ATGATAGCGTTCTCACTGGCGTCCGGCGCGGCGGCTGCCAGCCCGAAGGCCTATGTCGGAAACTTCAAGGATAATACGGTAAGTGTGATCGATACGGCCGCTGGGACTGTTGTCGCAACGATCCCGGTCGCTCCCGGGCCTCACGGCATGACCATTACGCCCGATGGCCGATGGGTCTATGTGAGCAGCGACGGAGCCTCGGTCGTCAGCGTCATCGACACCGCTTCTGACCGCGTTACGGGAACGATCGAGGTCGGCAAGTCGCCGCATGGCGTAACGTTCGTGCCCGGAAAGGGGCTGCTCCTGGTCGCGGTGAACGGCGAGGACAGGATAGCCTTCGTTGACACGGCGAAACAGGCTGTGGTCGCCAGCGTCGGCGTCGGGAAGCCCCATACCATCGGGGTCAGTCCGGACGGCAGGGTGGCATATGTATCATCGCAGGTGCCCGGCCGCTTCGAAATTGTTGTCATCGACCTCGTCGCACGCAAGGTCGTGCGCACGGTCCCGCTCGACAAGACGCCCCGCGACCTGGAATACAGCCCGGACGGCAAGGCGGTCTATTTTACCAAGGCCGGCTCAAATACCGTAGAGGTGCTCGATCCCGCATCGGACAAGATCGTCGCGGAGATCCCCACGGGAGCGTCCCCGCACTACGTGAACCACCCCCGCAACACGATATTCGGCATGGCTATCGTGCAGGGGCCCGGCGAACTCTTTTTATTCGACCCGGTGACCAACAAGCCGGTGCGCAGCATCAAGGTTGGCGATCAGCCCCACTGGCTCGCCCTCTCCAGCGACGGCAAGACCGCCTATGTAACGAACGAAGGCTCGAATACCCTCTCGATCGTAGACATCACGGGCGGGAAGACCACGACGGTCGCCGTGGGTAGCCAGCCGCGCAAGATCGTCGTCCAGCCGCTCGCCGGCGACCCGAAGGTTTCGATCGAGAATTTTGCCTTTGTCCCTCAGGTGGTAACCATCACCCCGGGCGAGAGCATCACGTGGAGCAATAACGACGGCGGTCCGCACGCGATCGCGTTCAAGGACGGTGTTGCGGCCGGCTCCGACACCCTTTTCCCCGGGAAGACATACAGCAGAACCTTCGACAAGCCGGGAACGTACGAGTATTTCTGCTCGATCCATACGTACATGACCGGGCGGATTGAGGTGCGCGCACCCTAG
- a CDS encoding Rne/Rng family ribonuclease encodes MSSEIIVNAGREETRVALLENGLVTEIFIDRKKDRGIAGNVYKARVMKVLPGMQAAFVDIGLEKSAFLYVGDVFDSTSEYTPLMEDEGLELEVEPKRKRSHANQIEDLLQEGQEILVQVSKEPISTKGARVTTYISIPGRYLVMMPGVHHIGVSRRIENGEERKRLREIVGRLRRPNTGYIIRTASQGRSEEEFTADIEFLARLWETIQKKRERTSAPALLHNELDLVFRVIRDTFTRDVDRMVIDSDEEYQRVKDFIEASVPGLGRRVKPYDGDEPIFEHYGVEIEISRALGRKVWLKSGGYIIIDQTEALTTIDVNTGRYVGKRSLEDTILKTNLEALREIAYQLRLRNIGGIIILDFIDMEREDNRRRVYSALQEALSSDKAKTTISHISPIGLIEMTRKRIRESLGRTLCESCPYCDGRGHIKSARTICYEVFRAIRRAFSESEEKKALVTVNSVVADMMYDEERQGVEELEREFQKKIVIKADPNLHQEQYEVVMV; translated from the coding sequence ATGTCATCAGAGATCATCGTGAACGCAGGCCGGGAAGAGACTCGGGTGGCCCTGCTCGAGAACGGTCTGGTAACCGAAATATTCATCGACCGCAAAAAGGACCGCGGCATCGCCGGGAACGTCTACAAGGCCCGGGTCATGAAGGTCCTGCCCGGCATGCAGGCTGCCTTTGTGGACATCGGGCTCGAAAAATCCGCTTTCCTGTATGTCGGGGACGTCTTCGACAGCACCTCGGAATACACACCCCTGATGGAGGATGAGGGGCTGGAGCTCGAGGTGGAGCCCAAGCGCAAGCGCTCCCACGCGAACCAGATCGAGGACCTGCTCCAGGAGGGCCAGGAGATCCTCGTCCAGGTCTCCAAGGAGCCCATCAGCACCAAGGGCGCCCGCGTCACGACGTACATCAGCATTCCCGGCAGGTACCTGGTCATGATGCCCGGCGTTCACCACATCGGGGTGTCCCGACGGATCGAGAACGGCGAGGAGCGCAAGCGCCTGCGCGAGATCGTGGGCCGGCTGCGCAGGCCGAACACGGGCTACATCATCAGGACCGCCAGCCAGGGAAGGAGCGAGGAGGAGTTCACGGCGGACATCGAGTTCCTCGCCCGGCTCTGGGAGACCATTCAGAAAAAGAGGGAACGGACCTCGGCTCCGGCCCTCCTGCACAACGAACTTGACCTCGTCTTCCGCGTGATCAGGGACACCTTCACCCGCGATGTGGACCGCATGGTCATCGACTCCGATGAGGAGTACCAGCGCGTGAAGGACTTCATCGAAGCATCGGTACCGGGGCTCGGACGGCGGGTGAAGCCCTATGACGGGGACGAGCCGATCTTCGAGCACTACGGCGTGGAGATCGAGATCTCGCGCGCCCTGGGAAGGAAGGTGTGGCTCAAGTCCGGCGGGTACATCATCATCGACCAGACCGAGGCGCTCACGACCATCGACGTGAACACCGGCCGCTACGTGGGGAAACGTTCCCTCGAGGACACCATCTTAAAGACAAACCTCGAGGCCCTGCGCGAGATCGCCTACCAGCTCAGGCTCAGGAACATCGGCGGCATCATCATCCTGGATTTCATCGACATGGAACGCGAGGACAACCGCCGCAGGGTGTATTCCGCGCTCCAGGAGGCCCTCTCGAGCGACAAGGCAAAGACCACGATCTCCCACATCTCGCCGATCGGCCTGATCGAAATGACCCGCAAGCGCATCCGCGAAAGCCTCGGCCGCACGCTGTGCGAGTCCTGCCCCTACTGCGACGGCCGCGGCCACATCAAGTCGGCGCGCACGATCTGCTACGAGGTCTTCCGTGCCATCCGCCGCGCTTTCAGCGAATCCGAAGAGAAGAAGGCGCTGGTCACGGTGAACTCCGTTGTCGCGGACATGATGTACGACGAGGAGCGGCAGGGCGTGGAGGAGCTGGAACGGGAATTCCAGAAGAAGATCGTGATCAAGGCCGACCCGAACCTGCACCAGGAGCAGTATGAGGTCGTGATGGTGTAG
- a CDS encoding GGDEF domain-containing protein, whose amino-acid sequence MIIKIKRAIDKTRTALELGYRIARGIDYETLSEYILKINQHRDMNGILHEVSCCLKEILNYELFGFALKKGSGLDLWIDPRAYSGCFAEYVSKEFGGQNVDYWLHDFRSTNPENSHNPDALDLNKLISYGIMDNIARLYILPRRRMLDYHNSIISTIVSSINIALEKNLNIQQLENAAAIDPLTNCYNRRALDRLLESDIAYARRHHTELSVIMVDVDNFKDVNDAYGHQAGDAVLKALSLLLPSLIRKSDYVARFGGEEFLLVLPDTALYPAVQLADKLRKKIAETGIAINGRSLSITASFGVASIENKVGSAALLGEADERLYKAKHAGRNTVVPSLLPCFADRTFITDERMNKYPAATPAA is encoded by the coding sequence ATGATCATCAAGATAAAAAGAGCCATAGACAAGACCCGTACAGCCTTGGAACTCGGATACAGGATCGCGCGCGGAATCGATTATGAGACCCTGAGCGAGTATATCCTGAAGATCAATCAGCACAGGGATATGAACGGGATTCTTCATGAAGTTTCATGCTGCCTGAAAGAGATCCTGAATTACGAGCTTTTCGGCTTTGCACTGAAGAAAGGGTCCGGCCTGGACCTCTGGATCGACCCGAGAGCATATAGCGGATGCTTTGCCGAGTACGTTTCAAAGGAGTTCGGAGGTCAAAATGTTGACTATTGGCTGCATGATTTCAGGTCCACCAACCCTGAAAACAGTCATAATCCTGACGCTCTAGACCTCAATAAACTGATTTCCTACGGGATCATGGATAACATCGCCCGGCTGTATATTCTGCCCCGGAGGAGGATGCTCGATTACCATAACAGCATCATCAGCACGATCGTGAGCTCCATCAACATCGCGCTCGAAAAGAACCTGAACATCCAGCAGCTCGAAAATGCGGCCGCCATCGACCCGCTCACGAACTGCTATAACAGGCGGGCATTGGACAGGCTGCTCGAGAGCGACATCGCCTATGCCAGGCGGCACCATACCGAACTCTCGGTCATCATGGTGGATGTTGACAATTTCAAGGACGTGAACGACGCATACGGTCATCAGGCAGGGGACGCGGTGTTGAAGGCGCTGTCGCTGCTGCTTCCTTCTCTGATCCGAAAATCAGATTACGTGGCGCGGTTCGGCGGCGAGGAGTTCCTGCTGGTCCTTCCGGACACGGCACTCTATCCCGCGGTCCAGCTCGCAGACAAGCTCAGGAAAAAGATCGCCGAGACCGGGATCGCCATCAACGGGAGAAGCCTCTCGATAACCGCGAGCTTCGGTGTGGCAAGCATCGAGAACAAGGTTGGGAGCGCCGCGCTCTTGGGTGAAGCCGACGAACGCCTGTACAAGGCAAAGCACGCGGGCAGGAACACGGTCGTTCCGAGCCTCCTGCCCTGCTTCGCCGACCGGACCTTTATCACCGACGAGCGGATGAACAAGTACCCCGCCGCCACCCCGGCCGCGTAG